From Thermoplasmata archaeon:
GTACGCGCAGACCGTCCAGATCCTCCGGAACATCGAGCGCGCCCTCCAGACCGCGGGGGCGGGACTCGCGGACGTGGTCCGCACCCGGGCCTTCGTCACGGATATCGACCGGTGGCAGGAGGTCGCGAAAGCCCACGGCGAGTTCTTCGGGAAGATTCGGCCCGCGTTGACCATGGTCCAGGTGAGCCGACTCCTGGATCCCGCGATGCTCGTCGAAATTGAGGCGGACGCCATCGTCGCGGACACGCACCTCCCGTAGGCCGACGCCGGGTGGCGAGTGGTCACGGAGCGGTCACTTCTCCCCGCATCCCTC
This genomic window contains:
- a CDS encoding RidA family protein; the protein is MERKNYASGAKWESVAGYSRAVRVGPFVHVAGTTAWNDRGDIVGAGDPYAQTVQILRNIERALQTAGAGLADVVRTRAFVTDIDRWQEVAKAHGEFFGKIRPALTMVQVSRLLDPAMLVEIEADAIVADTHLP